A single Micromonospora sp. CCTCC AA 2012012 DNA region contains:
- a CDS encoding GNAT family N-acetyltransferase: MPYQVVTNDNGQHSTWADHQELPAGWQPTGFVGSQQECLDHIAQVWDGPGPRPERAAGAAVTNVLTTDRIRLRELAPAEVTALLEVLESGAGADGYVENYPLTGSGFGARNFLTRTPEELQFGFGMYLVSAQPDGPVFGDIGFHRPPRDGAAEIGFGLAESARGQGYATEAVTALTRWAFTQPGVRRVIARTTTDNAASRGVLERAGFRLERTEENILHYVLRLAPDLPESEPMRDDEEERAALAKLGKVRKAGGDDLAFVPGSDPLRRVVRDGKRLLAYAQSGDKEGVEDPTNHLMYIVVHPAVARRGLAERLLGEIREHARAHGKTGMVTGTPDEDHPSVAWVRKHGFRPIGHHLITRRDRGAAGADAPDGFTIDVVDRADRAAVDEFVELATRTVAEAVMPGGARMTSDPDEIRRDLVDENTGALLVCRASGPALGWLALTPLADGEEGFVLAAQVLAEAAGRGVPAALLATAARLADEAGAASVTAVAEEDGQRELAEALPGAGFLPVAGRTIWFADVDPRP, from the coding sequence ATGCCCTACCAGGTAGTCACGAACGACAACGGCCAACACTCCACCTGGGCCGACCACCAGGAGCTTCCCGCCGGCTGGCAGCCCACCGGGTTCGTGGGCTCCCAGCAGGAGTGCCTCGACCACATCGCCCAGGTCTGGGACGGCCCCGGTCCGCGTCCCGAGCGGGCGGCGGGCGCCGCCGTCACGAACGTCCTCACCACCGACCGGATCCGCCTGCGCGAGCTGGCCCCGGCCGAGGTGACCGCGCTGCTGGAGGTGCTGGAGAGCGGGGCGGGCGCCGACGGGTACGTCGAGAACTACCCCCTCACCGGCTCCGGTTTCGGCGCCCGGAACTTCCTGACGCGGACGCCGGAGGAGTTGCAGTTCGGGTTCGGCATGTACCTCGTCTCGGCGCAGCCCGACGGGCCCGTCTTCGGTGACATCGGCTTCCACCGGCCGCCGAGGGACGGCGCCGCGGAGATCGGCTTCGGCCTGGCCGAGTCGGCCCGGGGCCAGGGCTACGCCACCGAGGCGGTGACCGCGCTGACCCGCTGGGCCTTCACCCAGCCCGGTGTACGCCGCGTCATCGCGCGGACCACCACGGACAACGCCGCCTCGCGGGGCGTCCTCGAGCGGGCCGGCTTCCGGCTGGAGCGCACGGAGGAGAACATCCTGCACTACGTGCTCCGGCTCGCGCCCGACCTGCCGGAGTCCGAGCCGATGCGCGACGACGAGGAGGAGCGTGCCGCGCTCGCCAAGCTCGGCAAGGTGCGCAAGGCCGGCGGCGACGACCTCGCGTTCGTGCCCGGCTCCGACCCGCTGCGCCGGGTCGTCCGCGACGGCAAGCGGCTCCTGGCGTACGCCCAGTCCGGCGACAAGGAGGGCGTGGAGGACCCCACGAACCACCTGATGTACATCGTCGTGCACCCGGCCGTCGCCCGGCGCGGCCTGGCCGAGCGGCTGCTCGGCGAGATCCGCGAGCACGCCCGCGCGCACGGCAAGACCGGCATGGTGACCGGCACCCCGGACGAGGACCACCCGTCGGTCGCCTGGGTGCGCAAGCACGGCTTCCGGCCCATCGGCCACCACCTGATCACCCGGCGTGACCGGGGCGCCGCCGGTGCGGACGCGCCCGACGGCTTCACGATCGACGTCGTGGACCGCGCCGACCGGGCCGCGGTCGACGAGTTCGTCGAGCTGGCGACCCGTACGGTCGCGGAGGCGGTGATGCCCGGCGGTGCCCGGATGACCTCCGACCCGGACGAGATCCGCCGCGACCTGGTCGACGAGAACACCGGTGCGCTGCTGGTCTGCCGGGCCTCCGGTCCGGCCCTGGGCTGGCTGGCGTTGACTCCGCTCGCCGACGGTGAGGAGGGGTTCGTCCTCGCCGCCCAGGTGCTGGCGGAGGCCGCGGGCCGGGGCGTCCCGGCCGCGCTGCTCGCCACGGCGGCCCGGCTGGCCGACGAGGCCGGTGCCGCGTCGGTGACGGCCGTCGCCGAGGAGGACGGCCAGCGCGAGCTCGCCGAGGCGCTGCCCGGGGCCGGGTTCCTCCCGGTCGCCGGCCGCACCATCTGGTTCGCCGACGTGGACCCCCGCCCGTGA
- a CDS encoding MFS transporter, protein MSAPTDTAPENAEPAKTAPDNNLIAVLKRLPGRAKVLLLADGVNAFGIGMVMPFLLIYLSEVRHINIRVAAAALAVTAVASFASGLVWGSLLDRYRHRIVMPTVMVLAAIGSTLYAFADRPWTAIAVAALVGIAGGGIGPVVRTMFATVVPPKERTVFFGLQFGVFNAAVGLGVLLGGVLVNGTLERYQLLYVLNGVTFLFMAVVLLVAPTDAGKEEAAGEGDGEAGPKPSYRMVLRNPVVMLIFATMSLAAVFYYGLFESVLPGYLTINHAVSPRGVAGAFVVNVVVVVLAQFVVIPRLGQVRRTTWLTASGLLWGVSWILVLLAGRSSGTTALVLLFVSSVPFAAAEVMVTPVLAALLNDVVDDQVRGRANALFAFAITGGAIVGPAIAAALLPVGKGVPLVAGLAVGCLLILIPTAMLRRRLGSETDKPHEEQTAAAAEAAETEPVEPARTASA, encoded by the coding sequence GTGAGCGCCCCGACGGACACCGCGCCCGAGAACGCGGAACCCGCGAAGACCGCGCCCGACAACAACCTGATCGCCGTGCTCAAGCGGCTGCCCGGCCGGGCCAAGGTGCTGCTCCTGGCCGACGGCGTGAACGCCTTCGGCATCGGCATGGTGATGCCCTTCCTGCTCATCTACCTGAGCGAGGTGCGGCACATCAACATCCGGGTGGCCGCGGCGGCGCTCGCGGTCACCGCGGTCGCCTCGTTCGCCTCGGGGCTGGTCTGGGGCTCCCTGCTCGACCGGTACCGCCACCGGATCGTCATGCCCACGGTGATGGTGCTGGCCGCCATCGGCTCCACCCTCTACGCGTTCGCGGACCGGCCCTGGACGGCGATTGCCGTCGCGGCGCTCGTCGGGATCGCGGGCGGCGGCATCGGTCCGGTCGTCCGGACGATGTTCGCCACGGTGGTCCCGCCGAAGGAACGCACCGTCTTCTTCGGGCTCCAGTTCGGCGTCTTCAACGCGGCCGTCGGGCTCGGCGTCCTGCTCGGCGGCGTGCTCGTCAACGGCACCCTGGAGCGCTACCAGCTGCTCTACGTCCTCAACGGCGTCACGTTCCTGTTCATGGCGGTGGTCCTGCTGGTCGCACCGACCGACGCCGGGAAGGAAGAGGCGGCCGGCGAGGGCGACGGGGAGGCGGGGCCCAAGCCGTCCTACCGCATGGTGCTGCGCAACCCCGTGGTGATGCTGATCTTCGCGACGATGAGCCTCGCCGCGGTCTTCTACTACGGCCTGTTCGAGTCGGTCCTGCCGGGCTACCTGACGATCAACCACGCGGTCTCCCCGCGCGGCGTCGCGGGCGCGTTCGTCGTCAACGTCGTGGTCGTGGTGCTCGCCCAGTTCGTGGTGATCCCCCGGCTGGGTCAGGTCCGCCGCACCACCTGGCTGACGGCGTCCGGGCTGCTGTGGGGGGTCAGCTGGATCCTGGTGCTGCTCGCCGGCCGGTCCAGCGGGACGACGGCGCTCGTCCTGCTCTTCGTCTCGAGTGTGCCCTTCGCGGCGGCCGAGGTGATGGTGACGCCGGTCCTCGCCGCGCTCCTCAACGACGTCGTCGACGACCAGGTGCGGGGCCGGGCCAACGCCCTGTTCGCCTTCGCGATCACCGGTGGGGCGATCGTCGGCCCGGCGATCGCCGCCGCGCTGCTGCCGGTCGGGAAGGGCGTGCCGCTGGTGGCGGGCCTGGCCGTGGGCTGCCTGCTCATCCTGATCCCCACCGCGATGCTGCGCCGCCGGCTCGGCAGCGAGACGGACAAGCCACACGAGGAGCAGACCGCAGCCGCCGCCGAGGCGGCGGAGACGGAGCCCGTCGAACCCGCCCGGACCGCGTCCGCGTGA
- a CDS encoding 3-oxoacyl-ACP synthase III family protein, with the protein MSYGIVAIGESLGEPVKITDSVIDEYTTQHETVRSWGYRQFHCADESMQLTDLAVRACEEALKAAALDAAEVDLVVLAIADFAEYLCWDAAAAVQGRIGAVNAEAILVNQACCAGVMAFDTVAGRFATHENYQNALIVSSNRICDTYQNRMETSTSVLSDGAVAALVRRGHERGRWLATETITDGRYANFFRMDVGGTAQPFGTSGTDGTEDLQKQANPLGRVAEILGNDARRMLEFFRKFGGNMRAAVDRVCARTGIAPEQITRFIHLNDNQQAMSDIAKALNVPLERFNGDLALDLGHFGSADQMLALHRLMQAGELKEGDVVALTTLGGGMHWAVTLLRI; encoded by the coding sequence ATGTCGTACGGGATCGTCGCCATCGGCGAATCTCTCGGTGAGCCGGTGAAGATCACCGACTCGGTGATCGACGAGTACACGACCCAGCACGAGACGGTGCGGTCGTGGGGTTACCGGCAGTTCCACTGCGCGGACGAGAGCATGCAGCTCACCGACCTGGCGGTGCGGGCGTGCGAGGAGGCCCTCAAGGCGGCCGCGCTGGACGCCGCGGAGGTCGACCTGGTGGTGCTGGCCATCGCCGACTTCGCCGAATACCTCTGCTGGGACGCGGCCGCTGCGGTGCAGGGCCGGATCGGGGCGGTCAACGCCGAGGCGATCCTGGTCAACCAGGCGTGCTGCGCCGGCGTGATGGCCTTCGACACCGTCGCCGGCCGCTTCGCGACCCACGAGAACTATCAGAACGCCCTCATCGTCTCGTCCAACCGGATCTGCGACACGTACCAGAACCGGATGGAGACGAGCACGAGCGTGCTGTCGGACGGCGCGGTGGCGGCGCTGGTGCGGCGCGGCCACGAGCGGGGCCGGTGGCTGGCCACCGAGACCATCACCGACGGCCGGTACGCCAACTTCTTCCGGATGGACGTCGGCGGCACCGCCCAGCCCTTCGGCACCTCGGGCACGGACGGGACGGAGGACCTGCAGAAGCAGGCCAACCCGCTCGGCCGGGTCGCGGAGATCCTCGGCAACGACGCCCGCCGGATGCTGGAGTTCTTCCGGAAGTTCGGCGGCAACATGCGGGCGGCGGTCGACCGGGTCTGCGCCCGTACCGGCATCGCGCCCGAGCAGATCACCCGGTTCATCCACCTCAACGACAACCAGCAGGCGATGTCCGACATCGCCAAGGCGCTGAACGTCCCGCTGGAGCGGTTCAACGGCGACCTGGCCCTCGACCTCGGCCACTTCGGCTCGGCCGACCAGATGCTGGCCCTGCACCGGCTGATGCAGGCCGGCGAACTCAAGGAGGGCGACGTCGTCGCCCTGACGACCCTCGGCGGCGGCATGCACTGGGCCGTCACCCTGCTGCGGATATGA
- a CDS encoding HAD-IIIC family phosphatase — MSGPSTADLLARLRRLRTDGAAPDPELWPAIRELTGTAERAKVGALLAGVPARLVAGPDRTLRPLRVGLTGTFTADGVVPLLRTALLAAGIDAEIQLTGYGRLALDLGDPASPLAGFAPDVVLCLLHDEALLPRDGDPTDLAALDRHVTAQATEIGELALGFAARTGATVLLHTVPLSVLEYRTLIAQRSRAALGRAWRRANLALLDLPERSPQLHVVDLETLVANQPVALRDERRYRFARMAWSPGVEDLYASEAAAFCRALTGLSRKVLVLDLDQTLWGGVVGDDGPTGIELGSLYPGNAYVEVQRRAKLLRQQGVLLAVCSKNSREPVAQVFAEHPEMVLRAEDFVAQAVNWSPKDENLRQLAGTLNLGLDSMVFFDDSAFECELVRGALPDVRVVRADGDPADHAARLLGTGLFDVVQLTGTDLERTGRYRAETQRRASFVAAGSTEAFLESLELRVRVRDADPYAVPRVHQLLHRTNQFNTTNLRLTEAQLDEALAAQDRTVLVFDVADRFGSEETVGAVLLSAGPQQWTIDNFVMSCRVFSRGIEFAVLHRVAERAARHGAVRLLADFVPTPRNAPAAAFYREAGFTPVAEPGQTYELALVPLPRLAPAWIDLEGETVDV; from the coding sequence ATGAGCGGGCCGTCCACGGCCGACCTGCTCGCCCGGCTGCGCCGTCTCCGGACGGACGGCGCAGCCCCGGACCCCGAGCTGTGGCCCGCGATCCGGGAGCTGACCGGGACGGCGGAGCGGGCGAAGGTCGGCGCCCTGCTGGCCGGCGTCCCCGCCCGCCTCGTCGCCGGTCCGGACCGGACGCTCCGCCCGCTGCGGGTCGGCCTCACCGGCACCTTCACCGCGGACGGCGTCGTCCCGCTGCTGCGTACCGCGCTGCTGGCGGCCGGGATCGACGCCGAGATCCAGTTGACCGGCTACGGTCGGCTGGCGCTCGACCTCGGCGATCCCGCCTCACCGCTGGCCGGCTTCGCGCCGGACGTGGTGCTCTGCCTCCTGCACGACGAGGCCCTGCTGCCGCGCGACGGGGACCCGACCGACCTCGCCGCACTGGACCGGCACGTCACCGCCCAGGCCACCGAGATCGGTGAGCTGGCGCTGGGCTTCGCGGCGCGCACCGGCGCCACGGTGCTGCTGCACACCGTGCCGCTCTCCGTACTCGAATACCGGACGCTGATCGCCCAGCGCAGCCGGGCCGCGCTGGGCCGGGCCTGGCGGCGGGCGAACCTGGCGCTGCTCGACCTGCCGGAGCGGTCACCGCAGCTGCACGTCGTGGACCTGGAGACGCTCGTCGCGAACCAGCCCGTCGCGCTGCGCGACGAACGGCGCTACCGCTTCGCCCGGATGGCCTGGTCGCCGGGCGTCGAGGACCTGTACGCGTCGGAGGCGGCGGCGTTCTGCCGTGCCCTGACCGGCCTGTCCCGCAAGGTGCTCGTCCTGGACCTGGACCAGACCCTCTGGGGCGGCGTGGTCGGCGACGACGGTCCCACCGGGATCGAGCTGGGCTCGCTCTACCCGGGCAACGCCTACGTCGAGGTGCAGCGGCGCGCGAAGCTGCTCCGCCAGCAGGGCGTGCTCCTCGCGGTGTGCAGCAAGAACAGCCGGGAGCCGGTCGCCCAGGTCTTCGCCGAGCATCCGGAGATGGTGCTGCGCGCCGAGGACTTCGTGGCGCAGGCGGTGAACTGGTCACCCAAGGACGAGAACCTCCGGCAGCTCGCCGGGACGCTCAACCTGGGCCTGGACAGCATGGTGTTCTTCGACGACAGCGCCTTCGAGTGCGAGCTGGTCCGCGGCGCGCTGCCCGACGTCCGCGTCGTACGGGCCGACGGCGACCCCGCCGACCACGCCGCCCGGCTGCTCGGCACCGGCCTCTTCGACGTGGTGCAGCTGACCGGAACCGACCTGGAGCGCACCGGGCGCTACCGGGCGGAGACCCAGCGCCGCGCCAGTTTCGTCGCGGCCGGCAGCACCGAGGCCTTCCTGGAGAGCCTGGAGCTGCGCGTCCGCGTCCGCGACGCCGACCCGTACGCGGTGCCGCGGGTCCACCAGCTCCTGCATCGGACCAACCAGTTCAACACCACCAATCTCCGCCTGACGGAGGCGCAGCTCGACGAGGCGCTGGCGGCGCAGGACCGTACCGTCCTCGTCTTCGACGTCGCCGACCGGTTCGGCTCGGAGGAGACGGTCGGCGCGGTCCTGCTGTCGGCGGGGCCGCAGCAGTGGACGATCGACAACTTCGTCATGAGCTGCCGGGTGTTCTCCCGGGGCATCGAGTTCGCGGTCCTGCACCGCGTGGCCGAGCGCGCGGCGCGCCACGGCGCGGTACGCCTGCTCGCCGACTTCGTCCCGACCCCCCGCAACGCCCCCGCCGCGGCGTTCTACCGGGAGGCCGGCTTCACCCCCGTCGCCGAGCCGGGACAGACCTACGAGCTGGCACTCGTACCGCTGCCCCGGCTGGCGCCGGCCTGGATCGACCTGGAAGGCGAGACCGTCGATGTCTGA
- a CDS encoding acyl carrier protein translates to MSDLMTHVTEMIAQVADLDPAALTAESRFEDIDEWSSLKALSLMVDVEQELPIKLDLRRFMSVRTVGELVALIAEGLGQPAKTAG, encoded by the coding sequence ATGTCTGACCTGATGACCCACGTCACCGAGATGATCGCCCAGGTCGCCGACCTGGACCCGGCCGCCCTGACCGCGGAGTCCCGGTTCGAGGACATCGACGAGTGGTCGAGCCTCAAGGCGCTGTCCCTCATGGTCGACGTGGAGCAGGAGCTGCCGATCAAGCTGGACCTGCGTCGCTTCATGTCCGTGCGTACCGTGGGCGAACTGGTCGCCCTGATCGCCGAGGGGCTGGGACAGCCGGCGAAGACGGCGGGCTGA
- a CDS encoding GNAT family N-acetyltransferase, with translation MTPDLEAPAAVADLDAYLDAAPRPDCDPVEVGPFTLFVSRSPWPYYARPTVGRRAPITAGDLDALTAACAERGVGLGIEWVHEVHPELAALVTAYGLDLSSHALMRAEAGDVAATAVDGVTLRIVAAGDPALLAGRATADVAFTAGGTDVGPEGAAERDAFLGKLDPALVAHLNDRARRGLTVTAVAEDPEEGVVAAGSYQPMGAYAEIMAVATLPSARRRGLAGALTALLARHAHDEAGVRTVLLSAQDDAVARVYARVGFQQVGTAHAAEPVG, from the coding sequence ATGACTCCAGACCTTGAAGCCCCGGCTGCGGTGGCCGATCTCGACGCCTACCTCGACGCCGCGCCGCGCCCCGACTGCGATCCGGTGGAGGTCGGGCCGTTCACCCTCTTCGTGTCGCGCTCGCCGTGGCCGTACTACGCGCGCCCGACCGTGGGGCGGCGTGCACCGATCACCGCCGGTGATCTCGACGCGCTCACGGCCGCCTGCGCCGAGCGCGGCGTGGGCCTCGGCATCGAGTGGGTGCACGAGGTGCATCCCGAGCTCGCCGCGCTGGTCACGGCGTACGGGCTGGACCTCAGCTCGCACGCGCTGATGCGGGCCGAAGCCGGGGACGTGGCCGCGACGGCGGTCGACGGAGTCACCCTGCGTATCGTGGCGGCCGGCGATCCGGCGCTGCTGGCCGGGCGCGCGACGGCCGACGTCGCCTTCACGGCCGGCGGCACCGACGTCGGTCCGGAGGGTGCCGCCGAGCGGGACGCCTTCCTCGGCAAGCTCGACCCCGCGCTGGTCGCCCACCTCAACGACCGCGCGCGGCGCGGGCTGACGGTCACCGCCGTCGCCGAGGACCCCGAGGAGGGCGTCGTCGCCGCCGGCAGCTACCAGCCCATGGGCGCGTACGCCGAGATCATGGCCGTGGCGACCCTGCCGTCCGCCCGGCGTCGCGGGCTGGCCGGCGCGCTCACCGCGCTGCTCGCCCGGCACGCGCACGACGAGGCCGGGGTACGGACCGTCCTGCTCTCCGCCCAGGACGACGCGGTCGCCCGCGTCTACGCGCGGGTGGGCTTCCAGCAGGTCGGTACGGCGCACGCCGCCGAGCCGGTGGGCTGA
- a CDS encoding amino acid adenylation domain-containing protein, translating into MVPSLVAEWGVRTPSAVAVSAGDEVLSYGDLVERADRLARSLVGRGVRRGEVVGVCAGRGVDVVVALLGVMRAGAAYLPLDPGHPGERLRFMVRDAGARFVVVDGGMGGELSGAAELVEVSAGEGSADVVLPEVGSGDLAYVIYTSGSTGVPKGVAVEHGAVGRLFGRVGEWIDWSAADVWSCYHSVAFDFSVWELWGALTSGGRVELVSYEDSRDPVAFARLLGERDITMASLTPSALLRLMPHLVGEGVPGGLRHVVLGGEAVRAGQIAGLLELGERPRVWNLYGITETTVHATVRELSAGDVEGAGSPIGVPLSDLTFVVVDAGLGDVAAGALVEEVPVGQAGELWISGAGVARGYVNRPELTALRFVDAVVGGVSGRWYRTGDEVRWGSEFEYVGRLDRQVQLRGFRIELGEVEAALAAREGVGAAVVELVDDADGPRLVAFLTTAPGVGDAAVGTVEEIREWLSGRLPEHMVPSEFGLIDALPVTSNGKLDRVALADLPVRPLSTRAGGDDLVTDTERLLAGIWSDVLGRTSVSRDDHFFAIGGNSMTALRVSMAAEEQGLDLGVRDLFMNPVLAELAAATAATAPIATPAPSAPIAVTPPAVPAPVQPGTDTTGRSYPALLIQTGMLFESERDPDRPTYHVVSETTLDASGLTRAALAAALSAVTDAQPGLRTEFDLTGAAGPVQLVHDLPEPLLDYEDLSTLAPDAAQKRVEQIRESERERPFYRDDFPLWRLRCVVLPGGRARMFLSHHHALLDGWSVAVFFDQLLAALSGATVAAPTEVCRLAAEAEAQALASAESAAYWSGMTRQWRALAVPVRRREDGEPAVWSVTRPIDERLRHDIGRACAAWRCSPKQLFLAAHLRAIALVAGPDAPPPGTLAVANARPEAPGAHLAVGVFLNAVPVLPAAGDASWPERVAQVAAAELAMQEHRHFPFAAMRSRFGLPAPTTWFTYTDFAETSMADFIATVTDHNVTELPLTVSVVDDGLVVDGSSDHFTAAEVAEIVERHVACLREAVGAVDDR; encoded by the coding sequence ATGGTGCCGTCGTTGGTGGCGGAGTGGGGTGTGCGGACGCCGAGCGCGGTGGCGGTGTCGGCGGGTGACGAGGTGTTGTCGTACGGGGATCTGGTGGAGCGGGCGGACCGGTTGGCGCGGTCGTTGGTGGGGCGCGGGGTTCGTCGGGGTGAGGTGGTGGGTGTCTGCGCGGGTCGTGGGGTCGATGTGGTGGTGGCGTTGCTGGGGGTGATGCGGGCGGGGGCTGCGTATCTGCCGTTGGATCCGGGGCATCCGGGTGAGCGGCTGCGCTTCATGGTGAGGGATGCCGGGGCGCGGTTCGTGGTGGTGGACGGTGGCATGGGCGGGGAGTTGTCGGGGGCCGCGGAATTGGTGGAGGTGTCGGCGGGGGAGGGCTCCGCCGATGTGGTGTTGCCGGAGGTGGGTTCGGGTGATCTGGCGTATGTGATTTACACGTCGGGGTCGACGGGGGTGCCGAAGGGTGTTGCTGTTGAGCATGGTGCGGTGGGGCGGTTGTTCGGTCGGGTGGGGGAGTGGATTGATTGGTCGGCGGCTGATGTGTGGTCGTGTTACCACTCGGTGGCTTTTGATTTCTCGGTGTGGGAGTTGTGGGGTGCGTTGACGTCGGGTGGTCGGGTGGAGCTGGTCTCTTATGAGGACAGCCGTGACCCGGTGGCGTTCGCGCGTTTGTTGGGTGAGCGGGACATCACGATGGCGAGCCTTACTCCGTCGGCGTTGTTGCGGTTGATGCCGCATCTGGTCGGTGAGGGTGTGCCGGGTGGATTGCGGCATGTGGTGTTGGGTGGTGAGGCGGTGCGTGCGGGGCAGATCGCGGGTTTGTTGGAGTTGGGTGAGCGGCCGCGGGTGTGGAATTTGTACGGGATCACGGAGACGACGGTGCACGCGACGGTTCGTGAGTTGTCGGCCGGGGATGTCGAGGGGGCTGGCAGTCCGATCGGGGTGCCGTTGAGTGACCTGACTTTCGTGGTGGTGGATGCGGGGCTGGGGGATGTGGCGGCGGGTGCGCTGGTGGAGGAGGTGCCGGTCGGGCAGGCGGGTGAGTTGTGGATTTCGGGTGCGGGGGTGGCACGGGGTTATGTGAATCGGCCGGAGTTGACGGCGTTGCGGTTTGTGGATGCGGTGGTGGGGGGTGTGTCGGGGCGGTGGTATCGGACGGGGGATGAGGTGCGGTGGGGGTCGGAGTTCGAGTATGTGGGTCGGTTGGATCGGCAGGTGCAGTTGCGGGGTTTCCGGATCGAGTTGGGTGAGGTGGAGGCGGCGTTGGCGGCCCGTGAGGGCGTCGGCGCGGCAGTGGTCGAGCTGGTCGACGACGCCGACGGACCGCGATTGGTGGCGTTCCTGACGACGGCGCCGGGGGTCGGGGATGCGGCCGTCGGGACGGTGGAGGAGATCCGGGAGTGGCTGTCGGGGCGGTTGCCGGAACACATGGTGCCGTCGGAGTTCGGGCTGATCGATGCGCTGCCGGTGACGTCGAACGGGAAGCTGGACCGGGTCGCGCTCGCTGACCTGCCGGTGCGGCCGCTGTCCACCCGTGCCGGCGGCGACGACCTGGTCACCGACACCGAACGTCTGCTGGCCGGCATCTGGTCCGACGTTCTCGGCAGGACCTCCGTCAGCCGCGACGACCACTTCTTCGCCATCGGCGGCAACTCGATGACCGCGCTCCGGGTCTCCATGGCCGCCGAGGAGCAGGGGCTCGACCTCGGCGTCCGCGACCTGTTCATGAATCCGGTGCTCGCCGAGCTGGCCGCCGCCACCGCCGCGACGGCACCGATCGCCACGCCCGCGCCATCGGCGCCGATCGCCGTCACGCCGCCGGCCGTCCCGGCTCCGGTCCAGCCCGGGACCGACACGACCGGACGGTCGTACCCGGCCCTGCTCATCCAGACCGGGATGCTCTTCGAGAGCGAGCGCGATCCGGACCGCCCGACCTACCACGTCGTGTCGGAGACGACCCTCGACGCGTCAGGTCTCACCCGGGCTGCGCTGGCCGCCGCCCTGTCCGCCGTCACCGACGCCCAGCCCGGTCTGCGGACCGAGTTCGACCTGACGGGCGCGGCCGGTCCGGTGCAGCTCGTCCACGACCTGCCCGAACCGCTGCTGGACTACGAGGACCTGTCGACGCTCGCCCCGGACGCGGCTCAGAAGCGGGTCGAACAGATCCGGGAGAGCGAGCGCGAGCGTCCCTTCTACCGCGACGACTTCCCCCTGTGGCGGCTGCGGTGCGTCGTCCTGCCCGGTGGCCGGGCGCGGATGTTCCTCTCCCACCATCACGCCCTGCTGGACGGTTGGAGCGTGGCGGTCTTCTTCGACCAGCTCCTGGCCGCGCTCTCCGGAGCCACGGTGGCCGCCCCCACGGAGGTCTGCAGGCTGGCGGCGGAGGCCGAGGCGCAGGCCCTGGCTTCGGCCGAGTCGGCGGCCTACTGGTCCGGGATGACCCGGCAGTGGCGGGCGTTGGCCGTGCCGGTCCGACGCCGGGAGGACGGGGAGCCGGCGGTGTGGTCGGTGACCCGCCCGATCGACGAGCGCCTGCGGCACGACATCGGCCGGGCGTGCGCGGCCTGGAGATGTTCGCCGAAACAGCTGTTCCTGGCCGCCCACCTACGCGCCATCGCGCTGGTGGCGGGTCCGGACGCGCCGCCGCCGGGCACCCTCGCCGTGGCCAACGCGCGGCCGGAGGCGCCGGGCGCGCACCTGGCCGTGGGCGTCTTCCTCAACGCGGTGCCGGTGCTGCCCGCCGCCGGTGACGCCTCCTGGCCCGAGCGGGTCGCGCAGGTGGCGGCGGCCGAGCTGGCGATGCAGGAGCACCGGCATTTCCCCTTCGCCGCCATGCGCAGCCGGTTCGGGCTGCCGGCTCCGACGACCTGGTTCACCTACACGGACTTCGCCGAGACCAGCATGGCCGACTTCATCGCCACGGTGACCGACCACAACGTCACCGAGCTTCCGCTCACCGTCAGCGTCGTCGACGACGGCCTGGTGGTGGACGGCTCCAGCGATCACTTCACCGCTGCGGAGGTGGCCGAGATCGTGGAGCGGCACGTGGCGTGCCTGCGGGAGGCGGTGGGTGCGGTGGACGACCGGTGA